In Picosynechococcus sp. PCC 7002, the following are encoded in one genomic region:
- a CDS encoding M15 family metallopeptidase has product MTKPYQRIPIATSDDPLVPIPAGLFSLVTPHPYMALGADYGGRSPYFLRRRVLDKLIQAQDFLRAAHPEFQIQIFDAYRPIPVQQFMVDYTFAQLKGDRPLTPPETAQIWEHVLQFWAVPSRDPATPPPHSTGAALDVRLVNRAQEPLPMGGEIDDIGDRSYPDFYAAATTPPEQQYHQNRQLLRQAMEQAGFVIHPNEWWHFSYGDQLWAWQTQRAIAHYGRI; this is encoded by the coding sequence ATGACCAAACCCTATCAACGGATCCCCATCGCAACCAGTGATGACCCCCTGGTGCCAATCCCCGCAGGTCTTTTTTCTTTGGTGACGCCCCACCCCTACATGGCTTTGGGAGCTGATTATGGGGGACGATCGCCTTATTTTTTGCGCCGCCGAGTCCTCGACAAACTCATCCAAGCCCAGGATTTTTTGCGGGCTGCCCATCCAGAATTCCAAATTCAAATCTTCGATGCCTACCGACCGATCCCGGTGCAGCAATTTATGGTGGACTACACTTTCGCCCAGCTAAAAGGCGATCGCCCCTTAACTCCCCCCGAAACAGCCCAGATTTGGGAGCATGTGTTGCAATTTTGGGCCGTACCGAGCCGCGATCCAGCGACCCCACCGCCCCACAGTACCGGCGCGGCCCTGGATGTGCGTTTGGTAAACCGCGCTCAGGAACCTCTGCCGATGGGGGGAGAAATTGACGACATTGGCGATCGCTCCTACCCCGATTTCTATGCCGCCGCCACCACGCCCCCAGAACAGCAGTACCATCAGAATCGCCAACTGCTTCGGCAGGCCATGGAACAGGCAGGCTTCGTGATTCACCCCAACGAATGGTGGCATTTTTCCTATGGGGATCAGCTCTGGGCCTGGCAAACCCAAAGGGCGATCGCCCACTACGGTAGAATTTAA
- a CDS encoding potassium channel family protein: protein MNLRNWNFLFQGFRQEESRQFAVIGLGRFGRAVCTKLHNMGYEVLGTDINPKLVAQVVSEKLVSHAMQLDSTEVMALRQAGIFEFDTVIVAIGNYLQESIVTTLNVKEGGVEHVVAKASSEVHGKLLKRVGADRIVYPEYEAGAALAMTLTKPSILDRFDIDEEHSIVEIKIPEAFHDKTLAELSLRANYGVNVLAVGNEEHFEINPGPEHRLDKSLMMMVIGTNDAIHRLPLS from the coding sequence GTGAATTTACGGAATTGGAATTTTCTCTTTCAGGGTTTTCGGCAGGAAGAAAGTCGTCAGTTTGCGGTCATTGGCCTGGGACGATTTGGTCGCGCCGTCTGCACAAAATTACACAACATGGGCTACGAAGTCCTTGGCACCGATATCAACCCGAAATTAGTCGCCCAGGTGGTTTCCGAAAAACTCGTCTCCCACGCAATGCAATTGGATTCCACCGAGGTGATGGCCCTGCGTCAGGCGGGCATTTTTGAGTTTGACACTGTCATTGTGGCGATTGGTAACTATCTCCAAGAAAGCATTGTCACGACCTTGAATGTGAAGGAAGGGGGCGTCGAACATGTGGTGGCTAAGGCCTCCTCGGAGGTACATGGCAAGCTCCTGAAACGGGTGGGGGCCGACCGCATTGTTTACCCAGAATATGAAGCTGGAGCCGCCCTCGCGATGACCCTCACAAAACCGTCAATCCTCGACCGCTTTGATATTGACGAAGAACACAGCATTGTCGAGATTAAAATCCCGGAGGCTTTCCATGATAAAACCCTAGCGGAACTGTCCCTACGGGCCAACTACGGGGTGAATGTGTTAGCAGTGGGCAATGAAGAGCATTTTGAAATTAACCCTGGGCCAGAGCATCGCCTGGATAAGTCGCTAATGATGATGGTGATTGGTACCAATGACGCGATCCATCGCCTACCGTTGTCCTAA
- a CDS encoding TrkH family potassium uptake protein, with amino-acid sequence MTIARTICLGFLGAILLGTLLLMLPFATASGEWNSPLVALFTSTSAICVTGLIVVDTGTAFSNFGQGVILLLIQLGGLGYMTLSTFLMLLLGRRFDLAQKFAIKESFDQPYNQGTRNLIRSIIATTLIGELTGIFLLFGRFSRDFDPGEGLWLAIFHSISAWNNAGFSLFADSLVGYQDSLLVNGAISGLIIFGGIGYEAIIEMYLWLRHRLQRKSRRFTFSLNFEVVTSTTFWLLGLGTVAFLFVEWANPTTFAGMSWGDKAIAAWFQSVTTRTAGFNSIDIGKLSTAGLFITMGLMFIGASPSGTGGGIKTTTINILANCTKSVLYGQTRVTVFDREIAQSIVFKAIAVVFGSATVITIATAIISISNPEIELIAILFEVISAFATVGLSTGITASLSAVGQLTLIATMYCGRVGVLLLMSAIVGEITPRRISYPEENLLVG; translated from the coding sequence ATGACCATCGCCAGAACTATTTGCCTCGGCTTTCTCGGAGCTATTTTATTAGGGACGCTGCTTTTGATGTTGCCCTTTGCCACCGCCTCCGGGGAATGGAATAGCCCCCTCGTCGCCCTATTTACATCGACGTCCGCCATCTGTGTCACGGGGTTAATTGTGGTGGATACAGGAACAGCCTTTTCCAACTTTGGCCAGGGGGTCATTCTCCTCTTGATCCAACTGGGGGGACTGGGCTACATGACCCTCTCGACATTTCTCATGCTGCTGCTGGGGCGTCGGTTTGATTTGGCTCAAAAATTTGCCATTAAAGAATCCTTTGACCAACCCTACAACCAAGGAACGCGCAACTTAATTCGTTCGATTATCGCCACGACTCTGATTGGGGAACTGACGGGGATTTTCCTCCTGTTTGGGCGGTTTAGTCGGGATTTTGATCCCGGTGAAGGGTTATGGTTAGCCATTTTTCACAGCATCAGCGCCTGGAACAATGCGGGCTTTAGTTTGTTTGCGGACAGTTTAGTGGGCTATCAAGATTCCCTTTTGGTGAACGGGGCGATCTCTGGTCTGATTATTTTTGGGGGCATTGGTTATGAGGCGATCATCGAAATGTATCTGTGGTTGCGGCACCGTCTCCAGCGCAAAAGCCGACGCTTTACCTTTTCGTTGAATTTTGAAGTGGTCACCTCTACCACCTTCTGGCTCCTGGGTCTGGGGACTGTGGCTTTTTTGTTTGTGGAATGGGCCAATCCAACCACCTTTGCGGGGATGAGTTGGGGTGATAAGGCGATCGCCGCCTGGTTCCAATCGGTGACCACCCGCACCGCTGGGTTTAATAGTATCGACATCGGCAAACTGAGCACCGCCGGACTGTTTATCACCATGGGTTTGATGTTTATTGGGGCGAGTCCCAGTGGCACCGGGGGCGGGATTAAAACAACCACCATTAATATCCTGGCGAATTGCACTAAATCCGTGCTCTATGGTCAAACCCGTGTCACTGTTTTTGACCGTGAAATTGCCCAGAGTATCGTTTTTAAGGCGATCGCCGTTGTTTTTGGTTCTGCCACCGTGATTACCATTGCTACAGCGATTATTTCCATCAGCAACCCTGAGATCGAATTAATTGCGATTTTGTTTGAGGTAATTTCGGCCTTTGCCACCGTTGGCCTGTCCACGGGGATTACTGCCAGCCTTTCCGCTGTCGGTCAACTGACCCTAATTGCCACCATGTACTGTGGTCGGGTCGGGGTACTCTTGCTGATGTCGGCCATCGTCGGAGAAATCACCCCACGCCGCATTAGCTATCCTGAAGAAAATTTATTGGTGGGTTGA
- a CDS encoding glycosyltransferase: MATMRSLYFLVPGVSKKFASGGLFAEIKTCELAQQLQSAHLVTYREKSPDHLYLPELLPQVQPQEAIFVVSWGFDIPRLVKQLRSHPVVYHAHSTGYGFKLPSRIPIWAVSRNSLGYWGQRAPNNPLFYLPNQISPEFENWQQERDIDVLVQTRKTSSYVLQQLVPYLQQRCRVEVVNSFVPDLAALFNRSKIYLYDSAEYWLNNAVSEGFGLPPLEAIACGCQVFSSVNGALADYLDPGFNCQKISTYCVEYDGDRLLAALNNPPAATNAQALLQEYRTETILLRFATILQEVNHFFDYQGQYPGNIQLQRQNPLLVRLRLALRQQLARWRT; this comes from the coding sequence ATGGCTACTATGCGATCGCTTTACTTCCTCGTCCCCGGTGTCAGTAAAAAATTTGCCAGCGGTGGCCTCTTTGCCGAAATCAAGACCTGTGAACTGGCCCAACAACTGCAATCGGCCCATTTAGTCACCTACCGAGAAAAATCCCCAGATCATCTCTATTTGCCGGAACTACTGCCCCAGGTGCAGCCCCAGGAGGCAATTTTCGTGGTCAGTTGGGGCTTTGATATTCCGCGTCTGGTCAAACAACTGCGATCGCATCCGGTGGTTTACCATGCCCACAGCACCGGCTATGGGTTTAAGCTCCCCAGTCGCATTCCCATTTGGGCGGTGAGTCGCAATTCCTTGGGCTATTGGGGGCAACGGGCACCGAATAATCCCTTGTTTTATCTGCCCAATCAAATTTCCCCGGAGTTCGAGAACTGGCAGCAAGAACGGGATATTGATGTATTGGTGCAAACCCGCAAAACTTCTAGCTATGTGCTCCAGCAACTGGTGCCCTACCTCCAGCAAAGATGTCGCGTAGAAGTGGTAAATTCCTTCGTGCCAGACCTTGCGGCCCTCTTTAATCGCAGTAAAATTTATCTCTATGATTCGGCGGAATATTGGCTGAATAATGCGGTGAGTGAAGGCTTTGGTTTGCCCCCCCTAGAGGCGATCGCCTGTGGTTGTCAGGTCTTTAGTAGCGTCAACGGTGCTTTAGCAGATTACTTAGATCCGGGCTTCAATTGTCAAAAAATCAGTACCTATTGTGTCGAATACGATGGCGATCGCCTTTTGGCCGCCCTCAACAATCCCCCAGCCGCCACCAATGCCCAAGCCCTCTTGCAGGAATACCGCACCGAAACGATTCTGCTCCGGTTTGCCACCATTCTCCAGGAGGTTAATCATTTCTTTGACTACCAAGGCCAATACCCAGGCAATATCCAACTCCAGCGACAAAATCCTCTCCTGGTGCGCCTCCGACTCGCCCTCCGTCAACAGCTTGCCCGGTGGCGCACCTAA